Proteins encoded by one window of Tunturibacter psychrotolerans:
- a CDS encoding response regulator — translation MRALIIDDSAVMRKVIERALRQAGLELSEVLQASNGEEALQTLRDNQGSGALALILSDINMPVMDGLQFLEARKQENLAQGVPVVMITTEGNESFVLRAIAAGAQGYICKPFTAEQVKARVLPLMRVA, via the coding sequence GTGCGAGCTCTAATTATTGATGATTCGGCAGTGATGAGGAAGGTTATCGAGCGAGCGTTGCGGCAGGCGGGCCTCGAGCTCAGCGAGGTGTTGCAGGCTTCGAATGGGGAGGAGGCGTTGCAGACTCTTCGAGACAATCAAGGTTCCGGTGCGCTGGCGTTAATCCTGAGTGACATTAATATGCCAGTGATGGATGGACTGCAGTTTCTGGAGGCACGGAAGCAGGAGAATCTCGCGCAGGGTGTTCCTGTCGTGATGATTACGACGGAAGGCAATGAGAGTTTCGTGCTGCGTGCGATTGCTGCGGGTGCTCAAGGCTATATCTGCAAGCCGTTCACGGCCGAGCAGGTGAAGGCGCGCGTACTTCCACTCATGCGGGTTGCATAG
- a CDS encoding YebC/PmpR family DNA-binding transcriptional regulator: MSGHSKWATIKHKKGATDAKRGKIFTRLIKEITIAAKTGGGDPDGNPRLRGAIAAAKAENMPADNIKRAIQRGTGELEGVSYEEITYEGYGPGGVALIVDVLTDNKNRAVSEIRHAFSKNGGNLGESNSVSWMFTKKGVITVAKSTASEDKLTEIVLDAGAEDLSDEGENWEVLCDPKDFEAVTEALKAAKITPEHAEVTKIASTYTKLEGSQANAMIRLLETIEDLDDTQNVYSNFDFDEAAVANASH; encoded by the coding sequence ATGTCCGGCCACTCAAAATGGGCGACAATTAAGCATAAAAAGGGCGCAACAGACGCTAAACGCGGCAAGATCTTCACCCGCCTCATCAAGGAAATCACCATCGCCGCCAAGACCGGCGGAGGGGATCCCGACGGCAACCCCCGCCTCCGTGGCGCCATCGCCGCCGCCAAGGCCGAGAACATGCCCGCCGACAACATCAAGCGCGCCATCCAGCGCGGAACCGGTGAACTCGAAGGTGTCAGCTACGAAGAGATCACCTACGAGGGCTATGGCCCCGGCGGCGTAGCCCTCATCGTCGACGTCCTCACCGACAACAAGAACCGCGCTGTCAGCGAGATCCGCCACGCATTCTCAAAAAACGGTGGCAACCTCGGCGAATCCAACTCCGTCTCCTGGATGTTCACCAAGAAGGGTGTCATCACCGTAGCCAAATCAACGGCATCTGAAGACAAGCTCACCGAGATCGTCCTCGATGCCGGTGCCGAAGACCTCTCCGACGAAGGTGAAAACTGGGAAGTCCTCTGCGACCCCAAGGACTTCGAAGCCGTAACCGAAGCCCTCAAGGCCGCAAAGATCACCCCCGAGCACGCCGAGGTCACCAAGATCGCCTCGACCTACACCAAGCTCGAAGGCAGTCAGGCCAACGCCATGATCCGCCTCCTCGAAACCATCGAAGATCTGGACGACACGCAAAATGTCTACTCCAACTTCGACTTCGACGAAGCTGCGGTAGCCAACGCCAGCCACTAA
- a CDS encoding GyrI-like domain-containing protein, which yields MTEVSLQRGDEPFSEGLLEAPRFEDGKAMLLAGLRDNYTITTIGEIPELWERFVPYINKVPGQVGRVAYGVCFPLPDGFDYMAAVEVQSFEGVPPELNVVTMPRERYAVFTHRGHISKLQDTCRAIEREWLPKSRYSLGLGTPGSPGFFERYGESFDPKVGVGDVEVWVPIR from the coding sequence ATGACAGAGGTATCACTACAGCGAGGAGATGAACCATTTTCTGAGGGGTTGTTGGAAGCGCCGCGGTTCGAGGATGGAAAGGCGATGCTGTTGGCGGGTTTGCGGGACAACTACACGATAACAACGATAGGAGAGATTCCGGAGCTTTGGGAGCGTTTTGTACCTTACATCAATAAGGTTCCGGGACAGGTAGGCCGGGTGGCGTATGGAGTTTGTTTTCCTTTGCCGGACGGCTTCGACTATATGGCGGCAGTAGAGGTGCAAAGCTTCGAGGGAGTTCCTCCGGAGTTGAACGTTGTGACGATGCCTAGGGAGCGATATGCAGTGTTTACACATCGCGGTCACATCTCAAAGCTTCAAGACACATGCCGTGCGATTGAACGCGAGTGGCTGCCGAAGTCGCGGTACTCACTCGGGCTTGGGACGCCTGGTTCGCCTGGTTTCTTTGAGCGTTACGGCGAGAGCTTCGATCCGAAGGTTGGTGTGGGCGATGTTGAGGTGTGGGTGCCTATCCGGTAA
- a CDS encoding flagellar basal body L-ring protein FlgH: MRKKSRTKSASNPMQLPQREKVENLTKKSLLTLIDNNEIDRFVSIAVAMLMVFLSLSPLQAQTEAIHKLIEPKPNVAAASLSSYLERVRAENSNVQPAPGSIWTDNGRLTRINTDVRAMRPHDLISVVVSESLAASTDGTVKNSRASNASSSISGLIGTLHAGNALQNLINQTSSSGLNAQGTSATNSSLSTTFGGQVIEVLSNGMLVIEAARQVEFSQQTQTIILRGLVRPEDISQQNQVLSTAISSLELEVRGKGIINDYTHRQNVLVRLLQKVLVF; this comes from the coding sequence ATGAGAAAAAAATCGCGGACGAAGTCAGCTTCCAATCCGATGCAGCTGCCACAACGTGAGAAGGTCGAGAATCTTACAAAAAAATCGTTATTGACTCTAATCGACAACAACGAAATAGATCGTTTTGTTTCGATAGCCGTTGCAATGTTGATGGTGTTTTTGTCGCTATCCCCATTGCAGGCGCAGACCGAGGCGATCCATAAATTGATCGAGCCAAAACCTAATGTGGCCGCTGCGTCCTTATCTTCTTATCTCGAAAGGGTACGCGCGGAAAACTCCAACGTTCAGCCTGCCCCGGGATCGATCTGGACTGACAATGGAAGACTCACTCGCATCAATACGGACGTGCGGGCTATGCGACCACATGATTTGATCTCGGTCGTGGTCTCCGAAAGCCTGGCAGCGTCGACGGACGGTACGGTAAAGAACTCGCGGGCGTCCAACGCGAGTTCCTCCATTTCAGGTCTTATCGGTACACTGCATGCCGGTAACGCGTTGCAGAACTTGATCAACCAAACATCTTCATCAGGACTCAATGCGCAGGGGACAAGTGCAACGAATTCGAGTTTGAGCACCACGTTTGGAGGACAAGTGATTGAGGTTCTTTCAAATGGGATGCTAGTGATTGAGGCGGCTCGGCAGGTGGAGTTTAGCCAACAAACGCAGACAATCATTCTGAGAGGGCTAGTCCGTCCTGAGGATATCTCTCAACAGAATCAGGTTCTTTCTACCGCGATCTCTAGTTTGGAGCTGGAAGTACGCGGGAAGGGAATTATCAACGACTATACCCATCGACAAAACGTCCTGGTTCGTCTACTACAAAAAGTATTGGTTTTCTAG
- a CDS encoding flagellar biosynthesis anti-sigma factor FlgM — MSYTSGIGGQQTGNAITPSGTQPVVSVDTSGIAADKHEVLSASMAHVDETAVSSTGGLVLQALEASDTRTAKVLSLQEAIAVGSYTVSSSDVANKIIQSLLK; from the coding sequence ATGAGCTATACGAGTGGAATCGGCGGTCAACAGACAGGCAACGCGATCACTCCATCTGGGACACAGCCAGTTGTCTCGGTGGATACGTCCGGAATCGCGGCCGATAAGCATGAAGTACTGAGCGCAAGTATGGCACACGTCGATGAGACGGCTGTGAGTTCGACGGGAGGGCTCGTATTACAGGCTCTGGAAGCGTCAGACACGCGAACTGCGAAGGTTTTATCCTTGCAGGAGGCGATCGCCGTTGGGAGCTACACAGTTTCATCGTCCGACGTGGCAAACAAAATCATTCAATCCTTACTGAAATAA
- a CDS encoding flagellar basal body P-ring protein FlgI, with protein MAVASAAFALSSDPTTSVPRQARVKDIASIEGIRDNQLVGYGIVVGLQGTGDSQQTTFPAQTLASTLLRMGVSVPAAAIRVQNLAAVFVSATLPPFARPGTKLDITVSSAGDARSLEGGLLLMTPLYGADGKIYAQAQGPLVVGGYSVNVNGNVKQYNHPNTARVPFGAMVERGVPLDLDGKKQFSLLLNDADFRGAEAMALAINRSLGRPAAHVLDSRRIDLLVGEGEEIPALLAQVESIEVPVFPRAKVVVNERTGTVVIGGTVVLQPVSILHGGLAVNVVSEFQVSQPNAFSSGGTTQVVQQTRVDAQDKPVNRIELKQGATVDDLVRSLQMIGASARDVISILQAMKSAGALEAEIEVL; from the coding sequence CTGGCTGTTGCCTCGGCTGCTTTTGCTCTTTCTTCCGACCCGACAACATCTGTACCAAGGCAAGCCCGCGTCAAAGATATCGCTTCGATCGAGGGTATTCGCGACAACCAATTGGTTGGATACGGCATAGTCGTTGGTCTGCAGGGTACTGGCGACAGTCAGCAAACAACTTTTCCTGCCCAAACATTGGCGTCTACGTTGCTCCGCATGGGGGTCAGCGTTCCAGCAGCGGCAATTCGAGTACAGAATCTCGCTGCAGTCTTTGTTTCTGCGACGTTGCCACCCTTTGCTCGTCCAGGTACCAAACTCGATATTACCGTCTCCTCCGCAGGTGATGCGAGGAGCCTCGAGGGTGGGTTGCTTCTGATGACTCCTCTTTATGGAGCAGACGGCAAAATTTATGCGCAGGCGCAGGGACCATTGGTTGTTGGTGGCTATTCGGTCAACGTGAATGGAAATGTAAAACAATACAATCACCCCAATACTGCTCGAGTCCCTTTTGGTGCGATGGTGGAACGTGGCGTTCCACTGGATTTGGATGGAAAAAAACAGTTTTCACTCTTATTGAATGATGCTGACTTCCGTGGAGCAGAGGCCATGGCCCTCGCGATCAATCGTTCGTTGGGGCGACCTGCCGCACACGTTCTCGATAGTCGGAGAATCGATCTGCTGGTCGGAGAGGGTGAAGAGATCCCGGCCCTACTGGCTCAGGTCGAATCAATAGAGGTACCTGTCTTTCCTCGAGCGAAGGTGGTTGTCAATGAGCGTACAGGAACCGTAGTTATTGGGGGAACGGTGGTGTTGCAGCCGGTGTCTATCCTTCACGGGGGACTAGCCGTCAACGTGGTGAGCGAGTTTCAGGTCTCGCAGCCAAATGCATTTTCCTCAGGTGGCACAACGCAGGTCGTGCAGCAGACGCGAGTTGATGCCCAGGATAAACCGGTGAACCGAATCGAGCTAAAGCAAGGAGCGACGGTGGATGACCTAGTTCGAAGCCTCCAGATGATTGGAGCCTCAGCGCGCGATGTTATCTCGATCCTCCAGGCAATGAAGTCTGCAGGCGCACTAGAAGCGGAGATTGAAGTCCTATGA
- a CDS encoding flagella basal body P-ring formation protein FlgA — translation MLSVFSKFKAASRTSFFTLYWICLANSALAACYNTPTTAIDAGSLTSSSSLSESGGYRVERIQSDPVLRQTWAMVIRCDHPEWPAVAVPLRDSSLPLRLRELESAKNIPASVVIRAGEIVRLWRQETSLRIEVAGISEGNGALGDHIKVRLLRRNTVDGQSIEEQLSGIVRGPSDVEMKP, via the coding sequence ATGTTGAGTGTCTTTTCAAAATTCAAAGCGGCTAGCAGAACTTCTTTTTTTACCCTGTACTGGATATGTCTCGCCAATAGCGCACTCGCAGCCTGCTACAACACACCAACTACGGCGATTGACGCGGGCTCCTTGACTTCGTCGTCTTCGTTATCGGAGAGCGGCGGCTATCGAGTGGAGAGAATTCAGTCGGATCCGGTGCTAAGACAGACCTGGGCAATGGTCATTCGTTGCGATCATCCCGAATGGCCAGCGGTTGCCGTTCCACTGCGGGATTCAAGCTTACCGTTACGACTCAGAGAGCTTGAAAGTGCCAAGAATATTCCGGCATCTGTTGTAATTCGTGCCGGCGAAATTGTCAGGCTGTGGAGGCAAGAGACCTCTTTGCGGATTGAAGTTGCCGGAATCTCAGAAGGGAATGGGGCATTGGGCGACCATATTAAAGTCCGACTATTGCGCAGAAATACCGTCGACGGCCAGTCTATAGAAGAACAACTCTCCGGTATCGTTCGAGGGCCGTCTGATGTGGAGATGAAGCCATGA
- a CDS encoding chemotaxis protein CheX: protein MPNAQDEAVTRLDSAVAEVFETMLARSCDPLEGEVDTVEGRIVARIQFTGAVDGECLLYASQATASVTAEALLGTPSEPHDPMVDDAIGELCNMIAGGWKSKLASPDSNCVISTPAVTRDGLEGYQARFGTKFSRKYSFQGNVFGVVLAF, encoded by the coding sequence GTGCCAAACGCGCAGGATGAGGCAGTGACTCGGCTGGATTCAGCGGTCGCGGAAGTTTTTGAGACGATGCTGGCGAGAAGCTGCGATCCGTTGGAGGGTGAGGTTGACACCGTGGAAGGGCGGATCGTAGCGAGGATTCAATTTACCGGTGCCGTGGATGGCGAGTGCCTCTTGTATGCGAGCCAGGCTACCGCGTCGGTGACTGCCGAGGCGTTGCTGGGAACCCCTTCGGAGCCGCACGATCCGATGGTGGATGATGCGATCGGAGAGCTTTGCAACATGATCGCAGGCGGTTGGAAGAGCAAGCTCGCTTCTCCTGACTCCAATTGCGTAATCTCGACACCAGCCGTCACTCGCGATGGGCTTGAGGGGTATCAGGCGAGGTTTGGAACCAAATTCAGCCGGAAGTATTCGTTCCAGGGCAATGTTTTCGGCGTTGTCCTTGCGTTCTAG
- a CDS encoding GyrI-like domain-containing protein, translating to MIETPRIVETDTQPVAFLHLTVPTSEIQKVMIPGLNEVKAAVAAQGVTEAGPWFTHHLRAPKDTFDFEICVPVAAPIKASGRVQSGEWPTMKVARTVYHGDYSGLGGGWGELEAWIAKSGYKTGVDLWERYLTGTEVGPDPSKWQTELNRPLAVV from the coding sequence ATGATCGAGACACCGCGGATTGTTGAGACAGATACGCAGCCTGTGGCATTTCTTCATCTCACGGTTCCGACTTCGGAGATACAGAAGGTTATGATTCCGGGGTTGAACGAGGTGAAGGCTGCTGTGGCTGCGCAGGGAGTGACCGAGGCCGGGCCGTGGTTTACCCATCACCTGCGAGCTCCGAAGGACACGTTTGATTTCGAGATCTGTGTGCCGGTGGCCGCACCGATTAAGGCGTCGGGCCGGGTGCAATCTGGAGAGTGGCCTACGATGAAGGTGGCGAGGACCGTGTATCACGGCGACTACTCGGGCCTTGGCGGAGGATGGGGTGAGCTTGAGGCGTGGATCGCGAAGAGCGGATATAAGACGGGGGTCGATCTTTGGGAGAGATATCTTACGGGCACGGAGGTAGGGCCGGATCCGTCCAAGTGGCAGACGGAGTTGAACCGGCCGCTGGCTGTCGTCTGA
- a CDS encoding flagellar hook-basal body protein — MDSGLYAAYTGLLARTQALDTAANNLANAGTSGFRAQRDYFSGVLAGGIDQDPETASQVGQSVNGFGVLGGNRLDLGQGELKATGNPLDLALEGQGFFAVQTSNGIRYTRDGAFSRSPKGILQTSQGEPVLDTNLKPISIPTGNIYVSPDGSISASTVDGSVIVGKVGAFDFSDRSVLTAEGSNRFSANGAKPIAANVSVEQGSVEGANEDAVHGTMQLVLVQRQAEMMQKALSVFNNDFDKTASEDLPRV; from the coding sequence ATGGACAGTGGACTCTACGCAGCATACACAGGACTACTGGCACGCACCCAAGCGCTCGATACCGCGGCCAACAATCTGGCCAACGCAGGAACCTCTGGCTTTCGCGCCCAGCGCGACTACTTCAGTGGGGTTCTAGCAGGTGGCATCGATCAAGATCCCGAGACAGCATCTCAGGTAGGCCAATCCGTCAACGGCTTCGGAGTCTTGGGTGGAAACAGACTGGATCTCGGACAGGGAGAACTGAAAGCCACCGGCAATCCACTGGATCTCGCCTTAGAAGGTCAGGGATTCTTCGCTGTACAGACCTCCAACGGCATTCGGTACACGAGAGATGGAGCTTTCTCCCGCTCCCCCAAAGGGATCCTTCAGACAAGTCAGGGAGAGCCAGTGCTCGATACCAATCTCAAACCCATCAGCATTCCCACCGGGAACATCTACGTCTCACCCGATGGGAGCATCTCGGCCTCTACAGTGGACGGCAGTGTGATCGTAGGTAAGGTCGGAGCCTTCGACTTTTCGGATAGATCAGTTCTCACCGCTGAGGGCTCTAACCGATTTTCTGCGAATGGGGCAAAGCCCATCGCCGCGAACGTCTCGGTAGAACAAGGTTCGGTAGAAGGAGCCAACGAAGACGCCGTTCACGGCACAATGCAGCTGGTGCTCGTGCAACGACAAGCAGAGATGATGCAAAAAGCATTGAGCGTATTCAATAACGACTTTGATAAGACGGCGTCAGAGGATCTTCCTCGAGTCTGA
- the flgG gene encoding flagellar basal-body rod protein FlgG, with amino-acid sequence MIRALYTAASGMSAQQTNLDTIANNLANSGTAGFRQRQVQFEDMIYQNLVTPGSAETQQTLSAGLQVGLGTKTAASEVIMTQGDPNNTGNPYDLEIQGAGFFQVSLPDGTIAYTRAGNFHLNSQGTIVTSDGDTILPAITIPSNATNVVISQYGVVTATLPGQTNAAQLGTIQLATFPNTGGLSSIGSNLLQQTAASGNPITDTPGGTSGIGTLQQGYLENSNVDVVAEFVQMILAQRAYESNSKVIHVADDMYSQINGLVR; translated from the coding sequence ATGATTCGTGCGTTGTATACAGCCGCAAGTGGAATGAGTGCTCAGCAGACAAATCTGGACACTATCGCAAATAACCTGGCGAACTCAGGGACCGCGGGTTTCAGACAGCGTCAGGTGCAATTCGAGGACATGATTTATCAAAACTTGGTGACTCCTGGTTCCGCCGAAACCCAACAGACTCTTTCGGCTGGTTTGCAGGTGGGTCTAGGTACCAAGACAGCCGCGAGCGAAGTGATTATGACGCAGGGTGATCCCAACAATACAGGGAACCCATACGACCTTGAGATTCAAGGCGCTGGTTTTTTCCAGGTTTCTCTGCCCGATGGAACCATCGCCTACACGCGAGCTGGTAACTTTCACCTAAATAGCCAAGGCACGATTGTGACCTCAGATGGGGATACGATCTTGCCCGCAATCACAATTCCGTCTAACGCGACGAATGTAGTGATCTCTCAATATGGCGTCGTGACAGCAACGCTTCCTGGACAAACAAACGCTGCTCAGCTTGGCACCATTCAGCTTGCAACCTTCCCTAATACCGGAGGGCTCAGTTCCATCGGAAGCAACTTGTTGCAACAGACAGCAGCCTCAGGCAACCCCATTACGGATACCCCTGGTGGAACCAGTGGAATAGGAACGTTGCAGCAAGGATATCTAGAAAACTCGAATGTTGATGTCGTAGCGGAGTTTGTGCAAATGATTCTGGCTCAACGTGCCTACGAGAGCAACTCCAAAGTCATACATGTCGCCGACGACATGTACTCGCAGATTAACGGTCTCGTCCGGTAG
- a CDS encoding TetR/AcrR family transcriptional regulator: MIETRHESKTRFLNAAMHVIRVKGYAATRIEDVCAEAGLTKGSFFHHFKSKEDLALAAAEHWEEVTSALFRSAPYRQLTDPLDRVLAYVDFRKEILRGELADFTCLVGTMVQEVYDTNPDIREACNRSISSHAATIEADIAEAIREYGIEADWTAQSLALYTQATFQGAFILAKAKGGSEIAVDCIDHLHRYIEMLFSQSDRRSVRNDRGITTARR; the protein is encoded by the coding sequence ATGATCGAGACGCGGCACGAATCGAAGACAAGGTTTCTGAATGCGGCCATGCATGTAATCCGCGTCAAAGGATATGCGGCCACGCGAATTGAGGATGTGTGCGCGGAGGCTGGATTGACCAAGGGCAGCTTCTTTCATCACTTCAAGAGCAAGGAAGATTTGGCGCTGGCGGCGGCTGAGCACTGGGAAGAGGTGACCAGCGCGTTGTTTCGATCGGCGCCCTACCGGCAGCTAACCGATCCACTGGATCGCGTGCTGGCGTATGTGGATTTTCGCAAGGAGATTTTGCGGGGGGAGCTGGCGGACTTTACCTGTCTGGTGGGAACGATGGTGCAGGAGGTCTACGATACCAACCCGGATATTCGGGAGGCCTGCAACAGGAGCATCAGTAGCCATGCGGCAACCATTGAGGCAGACATCGCGGAGGCTATTCGGGAATATGGTATTGAAGCGGATTGGACGGCGCAGAGTCTCGCGCTTTACACGCAGGCTACGTTTCAGGGAGCTTTCATTCTTGCTAAGGCGAAGGGCGGATCCGAGATAGCAGTTGATTGCATTGATCATCTGCATCGGTATATTGAGATGTTGTTCTCTCAATCCGATCGAAGGAGCGTTCGAAATGACAGAGGTATCACTACAGCGAGGAGATGA
- the ftcD gene encoding glutamate formimidoyltransferase encodes MNPEAIIECVPNFSEGTDAAKVEKIVAATQVEGVRLLDWSLDTAHNRSIVTLAGSPTGIVEAAVLAAGKAAELIDLTTQNGVHPRIGAADVIPFIPVSGASLADCAVLARQAGLLIWRRYGVPVYFYGAAAARPDRVLLEDVRRGQFEGLRDAALRDATRRPDIGGPELHETAGASAVGARSFLIAYSVHLQQPDIAAARAIARDIRAANGGLHGVKAIAVLANGRAQVSMNVTDFRLTPMRHVHATVQHLAQRHGVLIEEAELIGLIPEAAYEPDSDWVRQISGFDPDGKVLERRLHSPIAWPQH; translated from the coding sequence ATGAATCCAGAAGCCATCATCGAGTGCGTCCCCAACTTCTCTGAAGGCACCGACGCCGCCAAAGTCGAAAAGATCGTCGCCGCCACGCAGGTCGAAGGCGTGCGCCTGCTCGACTGGTCCCTCGACACCGCACACAATCGCTCCATCGTCACTCTCGCCGGCTCGCCCACCGGCATCGTCGAAGCCGCTGTCCTCGCCGCAGGCAAAGCCGCCGAGCTCATCGACCTCACCACCCAGAACGGCGTACATCCCCGCATCGGCGCCGCCGACGTTATCCCCTTCATCCCGGTCAGCGGAGCCTCCCTTGCCGACTGCGCCGTCCTCGCCCGCCAGGCCGGCCTCCTCATCTGGCGCCGCTACGGCGTTCCCGTCTACTTCTACGGAGCAGCCGCCGCCCGCCCCGACCGCGTCCTCCTCGAAGACGTCCGCCGCGGCCAGTTTGAAGGTCTCCGCGACGCCGCCCTCCGCGACGCCACTCGCCGTCCCGACATCGGCGGCCCCGAACTCCACGAAACCGCCGGAGCCTCCGCCGTTGGAGCCCGCAGCTTCCTCATCGCCTACAGCGTCCACCTCCAGCAGCCCGACATCGCCGCCGCCCGAGCCATCGCCCGCGACATCCGCGCCGCCAACGGTGGCCTCCACGGCGTTAAAGCCATCGCCGTCCTCGCCAACGGCCGCGCTCAGGTCAGCATGAACGTCACCGACTTCCGCCTCACTCCCATGCGTCACGTCCACGCCACCGTCCAGCACCTCGCCCAGCGACACGGCGTCCTCATCGAAGAAGCCGAGCTCATCGGCCTCATCCCCGAAGCCGCCTATGAGCCCGATTCAGATTGGGTTCGTCAAATAAGCGGCTTCGATCCAGACGGAAAGGTACTAGAGCGCAGGCTTCACTCCCCCATCGCGTGGCCTCAGCACTAG
- a CDS encoding acyloxyacyl hydrolase yields MIKQIARIGATTLWAIALLLAATRPSSGQAVVTNENNPFLDPKGHQPLEIGAIVQGGFGLTENRDDFKFIMAGVHAGKVLTGNVGHGPLRGNFEYAVEAFPFWQSYTPIFQRPFCTNPPGTPEQCTPFYTVGGTFTGASVTPIILRWNVIGTKKFSFWGQAAGGLLWTNHKYPAFGGPPYNSQNDGKYADASVFNFTPQGGIGLHYFLRPRRSIDFSANGVHISSASLGDRNPGVNASVQFSLGYTWWK; encoded by the coding sequence GTGATCAAGCAAATCGCACGCATTGGCGCGACCACCCTCTGGGCAATCGCCCTCCTGCTCGCCGCTACTCGCCCCTCCTCCGGCCAGGCAGTCGTCACAAACGAGAACAACCCCTTCCTCGATCCCAAAGGCCACCAGCCCCTCGAGATCGGCGCCATCGTCCAGGGCGGCTTTGGCCTCACGGAAAACCGCGATGACTTCAAGTTCATCATGGCAGGCGTCCACGCCGGCAAAGTCCTCACAGGCAACGTGGGCCACGGCCCTCTCCGCGGCAACTTCGAGTACGCCGTCGAAGCCTTCCCCTTCTGGCAGTCCTACACACCCATATTCCAGCGCCCCTTCTGCACCAACCCGCCCGGCACCCCCGAGCAGTGCACCCCCTTCTACACGGTAGGCGGCACCTTCACCGGAGCCTCCGTCACCCCGATCATCCTTCGCTGGAACGTCATCGGCACCAAAAAGTTCTCCTTCTGGGGACAAGCGGCAGGCGGCCTTCTCTGGACCAACCACAAGTACCCAGCCTTCGGCGGTCCACCCTACAACTCACAAAACGACGGCAAATACGCCGACGCGAGCGTCTTCAACTTCACCCCCCAAGGCGGCATCGGCCTGCACTACTTCCTCCGCCCGCGCCGCTCCATCGACTTCAGCGCCAACGGCGTCCACATCTCCAGCGCCTCCCTCGGAGACCGCAACCCCGGCGTCAACGCCAGCGTTCAATTCTCCCTCGGCTACACCTGGTGGAAATAA
- a CDS encoding nuclear transport factor 2 family protein, whose product MMATVALQTEVSQDQTEVLAVIDQLRKANHDKDAAGFVALFATDAADYNLAPPLSHRGIDLREKQAWFDTWDGPVEIEARDFEVTVSGDVAFCHGFMHLNATSKTAARLVSFWMRSTLHLKRESGQWRITHSHTSVPFYMDGSLRPAFDLTP is encoded by the coding sequence ATGATGGCGACAGTAGCGTTGCAGACCGAGGTTTCGCAGGATCAAACCGAAGTTCTGGCGGTGATCGATCAACTCCGCAAGGCGAATCATGACAAAGATGCTGCCGGATTTGTGGCGTTGTTCGCGACGGATGCGGCCGACTACAATCTGGCTCCGCCGCTCTCTCATCGTGGAATAGATCTCCGCGAGAAGCAGGCGTGGTTTGATACCTGGGATGGGCCGGTCGAAATAGAAGCGCGTGATTTTGAGGTGACTGTCAGTGGTGATGTCGCGTTCTGTCACGGCTTTATGCACCTGAACGCCACCTCGAAGACGGCAGCGCGACTGGTCAGCTTCTGGATGCGTTCCACTCTTCATTTAAAGCGGGAGTCTGGTCAGTGGAGGATCACACACTCACATACGTCAGTGCCGTTCTACATGGATGGCAGTCTGCGGCCGGCTTTTGATTTGACTCCTTAG